In Oceanispirochaeta sp., a genomic segment contains:
- a CDS encoding nucleoside-diphosphate sugar epimerase/dehydratase, with the protein MHQNCLSTQGCQREGEHKAQYYIFFQRPGFHLLLPQCKESPRFILLSAQKNEIRVFFRKGILTNGWVCVILDSVSNKKSNRIFIIGAGFAGENIAQEISSKSHTGEVVAFLDDDPGKIGTKIGNIPVLGPIKEFAGILRTTPADEAIIAIPTADREELSLIYRILSKAEFNRIRILPNISQIVNGHAHLIQARDINPEDLLSRNPILIDLVESLSYLRGKRVLITGAGGSIGSELSRQLLSGGAERLYLLGHGENSIYKIDRELRILQEGGVGEKATVVPVIGDLQDSDFMTFILKRLKADVIFHCAAHKHVPMLEFNPIEAIKNNVFGTYNLIKAAEASGTEKLVLISTDKAVNPSCIYGVTKKISEMLVLEERRKGQDFMVVRFGNVLGSRGSIIPLFKEQILAGGPVTVTHPETTRYFMTIPEASSLVLKAGGVGENRGLYVLDMGEPLKILELARQMIRFYGYGEEDIPINYIGMRPGEKVIERLWSDGEELSKTEFARINRVATESGKLSAAAVMNSLRPVCYFDSEQAELFRNRKQLRNILKEHFPGIRVPDDEPEY; encoded by the coding sequence ATGCACCAAAACTGTCTGAGCACCCAGGGCTGTCAGAGAGAGGGAGAACATAAGGCACAATATTATATATTTTTCCAAAGACCTGGTTTTCATTTATTACTCCCTCAGTGTAAAGAATCACCTAGATTTATCTTATTATCGGCTCAAAAAAATGAAATCCGAGTCTTTTTTCGAAAGGGTATATTAACGAATGGTTGGGTCTGTGTTATTCTAGATTCCGTGAGCAATAAAAAAAGTAACAGGATCTTTATCATTGGCGCCGGTTTTGCCGGAGAAAATATAGCACAGGAAATCAGCAGTAAGAGTCATACGGGAGAGGTGGTTGCCTTTCTCGATGATGATCCTGGGAAAATCGGCACTAAAATCGGTAATATTCCGGTATTGGGTCCCATTAAGGAATTTGCGGGTATCTTGAGAACAACTCCGGCTGATGAAGCCATCATAGCCATTCCAACAGCCGACAGGGAAGAACTGTCTCTCATCTACCGCATTCTCAGCAAGGCCGAATTCAACAGAATCAGAATACTTCCGAATATTTCACAGATCGTGAACGGCCATGCCCATCTGATACAGGCCCGGGACATAAACCCCGAAGACCTTCTCAGCAGAAATCCCATCTTGATTGACCTGGTGGAAAGCCTCTCCTACCTTCGGGGAAAACGTGTACTCATCACAGGGGCCGGCGGCAGCATCGGCAGTGAGTTGTCCCGCCAGCTCCTCTCAGGCGGAGCAGAACGACTCTACCTGCTGGGACACGGAGAAAACAGCATTTACAAAATTGACAGGGAACTCAGGATACTCCAGGAAGGGGGAGTCGGTGAAAAAGCAACGGTCGTTCCTGTCATCGGGGATCTTCAGGATTCTGATTTCATGACTTTTATATTGAAGCGCCTCAAGGCGGATGTGATCTTTCACTGCGCTGCCCATAAACATGTGCCCATGCTGGAATTCAATCCCATTGAAGCCATAAAAAACAATGTATTCGGTACTTACAACCTGATTAAGGCCGCCGAAGCCTCGGGAACGGAAAAACTGGTTCTCATATCCACGGACAAGGCTGTCAATCCTTCCTGTATCTATGGCGTTACAAAAAAGATATCCGAAATGCTGGTACTGGAAGAAAGGCGGAAGGGACAGGACTTTATGGTGGTCCGCTTCGGAAATGTTCTGGGGTCCCGGGGAAGCATCATCCCCCTTTTTAAAGAACAGATACTGGCGGGAGGTCCTGTCACGGTGACCCACCCGGAAACGACCCGTTATTTCATGACCATACCCGAAGCCTCCTCACTGGTGCTGAAAGCAGGAGGAGTGGGAGAAAACAGGGGCCTCTATGTTCTGGATATGGGGGAACCCCTGAAGATTCTGGAGCTGGCTCGTCAGATGATCCGCTTTTACGGTTATGGCGAAGAGGATATACCCATCAACTATATTGGCATGCGTCCCGGTGAGAAGGTGATAGAACGGCTATGGAGCGATGGTGAAGAATTATCAAAAACTGAATTCGCCCGGATAAACCGTGTTGCCACAGAGTCGGGAAAGTTATCTGCTGCGGCTGTGATGAATTCTCTCCGGCCGGTCTGTTATTTTGACAGTGAACAAGCCGAACTTTTCCGGAACAGAAAGCAACTCAGAAACATTCTAAAAGAACATTTCCCAGGAATAAGGGTACCCGATGATGAACCAGAGTACTGA
- a CDS encoding DegT/DnrJ/EryC1/StrS family aminotransferase, translated as MMNQSTDTIPFARPSLGREEEEAVLRVLRSGWLTTGREALAFEEEFARYTGAAHALAVNSATAGLHLTLEALGVQEGDKVLTSSYTFTATAEVIRYCGGDPVFVDLAPESMNMDPVDCERKIRSLLDKGESVKGILPVHIAGNPEGLEELFDLSRRYGLFLVEDAAHCFPVPSGRGMIGTWSDAGVFSFYANKTITTGEGGMIVFGNPNLKDRISAMRLHGINKAVWDRYTSTKAPWEYDVIAPGFKYNLSDMAAAIGRVQLKKAVELLQKRKDLVRAYLSRLKEADFLDLPAWKEEHAWHLFIIRLREETLSIDRNQFMHILRDRGIGTSVHYKPLHMMSYYRDRYNLKEEDLPLASELYRRVISLPLFPDMTMDQVERVCQVVLETGKSFQAAPVSLGKGHQ; from the coding sequence ATGATGAACCAGAGTACTGATACAATCCCCTTTGCCCGTCCCTCTCTGGGACGGGAAGAGGAAGAAGCTGTCCTGAGAGTTCTCAGAAGCGGCTGGCTCACCACTGGGCGGGAAGCCCTGGCCTTTGAAGAAGAATTTGCCCGCTATACCGGAGCGGCCCATGCTCTGGCAGTCAATTCGGCGACGGCCGGGCTTCACCTGACACTGGAGGCCCTGGGAGTGCAGGAAGGCGATAAGGTTCTGACCAGCAGCTATACCTTTACGGCCACCGCCGAGGTTATCCGCTACTGCGGAGGAGATCCTGTTTTTGTGGATCTGGCTCCGGAAAGCATGAATATGGACCCTGTGGACTGTGAAAGGAAAATTCGTTCTCTTCTGGACAAAGGAGAATCTGTAAAGGGCATTCTTCCGGTCCATATCGCGGGAAACCCCGAAGGTCTGGAGGAACTCTTTGACCTGAGCCGCCGTTATGGGCTGTTTCTTGTTGAGGATGCGGCCCACTGTTTCCCTGTTCCCTCTGGAAGAGGGATGATCGGAACCTGGTCGGATGCGGGTGTTTTTTCTTTTTATGCCAACAAAACAATCACCACCGGAGAAGGAGGAATGATTGTTTTTGGAAACCCCAATCTGAAAGATCGTATCAGCGCGATGAGGCTTCATGGCATCAACAAGGCCGTATGGGATCGCTATACCTCTACGAAAGCACCCTGGGAATACGATGTTATCGCCCCGGGATTCAAATATAATCTCAGTGATATGGCGGCAGCCATCGGACGGGTTCAGCTTAAAAAAGCGGTAGAACTGCTTCAGAAACGCAAGGATCTGGTCCGTGCCTATCTTTCCAGACTGAAAGAGGCGGATTTTTTGGATCTTCCTGCCTGGAAAGAGGAACATGCATGGCATCTGTTTATCATCAGGCTCAGGGAGGAAACATTGAGCATTGACAGGAATCAATTTATGCATATTTTAAGGGATCGGGGAATCGGGACCTCTGTGCATTACAAACCTCTCCATATGATGAGCTATTACAGGGATAGATATAATCTGAAGGAAGAAGACCTGCCCCTGGCCTCGGAGTTATACCGCAGAGTGATCAGTTTGCCCCTCTTCCCCGATATGACCATGGATCAGGTGGAGCGAGTTTGTCAGGTGGTACTGGAAACCGGAAAATCCTTTCAGGCGGCTCCTGTCTCTTTAGGAAAAGGACATCAATAA